A genomic region of Leptolyngbya sp. NIES-2104 contains the following coding sequences:
- a CDS encoding histidine kinase, with amino-acid sequence MTMQAHSNSTPDTKVPLQILLFVDQRPASREQIRQIRDYLKDRSAECPFELEVIDVGEQPYLAEHYRLVATPTLIKLHPEPRQTLTGSDLIVQLKSWWPRWQRSVEEFIANTPQPSENPVSQIGHSTEVIKLSDEIFRLNRENEDLKAQLHFKDQIISMLAHDLRNPLTAASIAIETLEIAHKQADGQPSRLTPQMTANLLKHGRTQIRTIDRMITDILQAARGTSAELHIHPEKLDLGVLCQDVMSDLSDRVQAKQQRLKTDIPSDLPIVYADAERVRQVIVNILDNAIKYTPDHGTIQVSILHRTTQKVQVSICDNGPGVPLENRDRIFEDHYRLQRDAAQEGYGIGLSLCQRIVRAHYGQIWVDSGLDQGSCFHFTLPVFRS; translated from the coding sequence ATGACGATGCAGGCACATTCCAATTCCACCCCAGATACCAAAGTGCCACTCCAGATTTTGCTGTTCGTTGATCAGCGTCCAGCATCGCGAGAACAAATTCGCCAAATTCGCGACTATCTGAAAGATCGCAGTGCCGAATGCCCCTTTGAACTCGAAGTGATCGATGTCGGTGAACAACCGTATCTTGCCGAACATTATCGATTAGTAGCGACTCCGACCCTGATCAAACTGCATCCAGAGCCGCGCCAAACGCTGACCGGAAGTGATCTCATTGTTCAACTCAAGAGCTGGTGGCCCCGCTGGCAGCGATCGGTCGAAGAATTCATCGCCAACACGCCGCAACCCTCCGAAAATCCCGTTTCTCAGATCGGACATTCAACTGAAGTGATCAAGCTCAGCGATGAGATCTTTCGCCTCAATCGCGAAAACGAAGATCTCAAAGCGCAATTGCATTTCAAAGATCAAATCATTTCGATGCTGGCACATGATCTTCGCAATCCTCTCACCGCTGCCTCGATCGCGATCGAAACGCTAGAAATCGCCCACAAGCAAGCGGATGGACAACCCTCTCGCTTGACTCCACAGATGACAGCAAATCTGCTCAAACATGGTCGAACCCAGATTCGCACCATCGATCGCATGATCACCGATATTCTCCAAGCCGCAAGAGGAACCAGCGCTGAACTGCACATTCATCCTGAAAAATTAGATTTAGGTGTGCTTTGTCAGGATGTTATGTCCGATCTAAGCGATCGCGTTCAGGCAAAACAGCAGCGACTCAAAACCGACATTCCTTCAGATTTACCGATCGTCTACGCGGATGCTGAACGAGTCCGGCAGGTGATTGTCAATATTTTGGATAACGCGATCAAGTACACGCCCGATCACGGCACCATTCAGGTTTCGATTCTGCATCGCACCACACAAAAAGTTCAAGTGAGTATTTGTGATAACGGTCCGGGTGTGCCGCTGGAAAATCGCGATCGCATTTTTGAAGATCACTACCGATTGCAGCGCGACGCGGCTCAAGAAGGATACGGTATCGGGTTATCGCTCTGTCAGCGGATTGTTAGAGCGCACTATGGGCAAATTTGGGTCGATTCAGGCTTGGATCAGGGTAGTTGTTTTCATTTCACACTGCCAGTTTTTCGCTCTTAG
- a CDS encoding Npun_R1517 family heterocyst differentiation transcriptional regulator, with protein MNYDPLEFKVTTPEVGVYECEVRLKFRLIEEKGALSNPEQLLELLLDAYSCGVDEFLEPIESTVKAEEISEFTASPQMRRQLIRLRNSKE; from the coding sequence ATGAATTACGATCCTTTAGAGTTCAAAGTCACAACTCCCGAAGTTGGAGTTTACGAGTGTGAGGTTCGCCTGAAATTCAGGCTGATCGAGGAGAAAGGTGCATTAAGCAATCCAGAACAACTGCTGGAATTGCTGCTCGATGCTTATTCTTGTGGTGTAGATGAGTTTTTAGAACCCATCGAATCTACGGTGAAAGCAGAAGAAATCTCTGAATTTACGGCATCTCCGCAGATGCGCCGTCAGTTGATTCGTCTCCGCAATTCAAAAGAATAA